The following are encoded together in the Panicum virgatum strain AP13 chromosome 6K, P.virgatum_v5, whole genome shotgun sequence genome:
- the LOC120712068 gene encoding cytochrome b561 and DOMON domain-containing protein At5g47530-like, protein MEMAAAGTAPRRFSASSAIASLAFVLAAVAACSSFGAEAAAACLSHTFSGGSGGGGRLYASCTDLPRLGAALHYNYTAATNTVSVAFRAPLGEDDGWAAWGINPSGRAGMVGTNAVVAFRRANGTLAAYPTVLDSYAPTMEPAAPGDLAFPVSGVAAEHDAEGKEMVVYATVALPAGEGSKFTHVWQRGSAVVNNVPAAHPTTGDNVLSTATIDFSQ, encoded by the coding sequence ATGGAGATGGCTGCAGCCGGCACTGCTCCCCGTCGCTTCTCCGCCAGCAGCGCCATCGCCTCCCTTGCCTTCGTCCTCGCAGCCGTGGCCGCCTGCTCGTCGttcggcgcggaggcggccgcggcgtgctTGAGCCACACCTTctcgggcggcagcggcggcggcggccggctctaCGCGTCCTGCACGGACCTGCCGCGCCTCGGGGCCGCGCTGCACTACAACTACACGGCCGCCACCAACACCGTCTCCGTCGCATTCCGGGCGCCGCTGGGCGAGGACGACGGGTGGGCGGCGTGGGGGATCAACCCCAGCGGCCGCGCCGGCATGGTCGGCACCAACGCCGTGGTGGCGTTCCGGCGCGCCAACGGCACCCTCGCTGCGTACCCTACGGTGCTCGACAGCTACGCGCCGACCATGGAGCCCGCCGCGCCCGGGGACCTGGCGTTCCCCGTGTCGGGGGTCGCGGCGGAGCACGACGCGGAGGGAAAGGAGATGGTGGTGTACGCCACGGTGGCGCTGCCGGCAGGGGAGGGGAGCAAGTTCACCCACGTGTGGCAGCGGGGGAGCGCGGTCGTGAACAACGTGCCGGCAGCGCACCCCACCACCGGGGATAACGTGCTCTCCACCGCCACCATCGATTTCAGCCAGTGA